One Proteinivorax tanatarense DNA segment encodes these proteins:
- a CDS encoding MoaD/ThiS family protein: MEIEVRLFATLREGRWKKNTMSFSTSSVTPKVIAEQLQIDEGDIAILLVNGRDGSLNTELSDGDVVSIFPPVGGG; this comes from the coding sequence GTGGAAATTGAAGTTAGACTTTTTGCTACTTTGAGAGAAGGTCGTTGGAAAAAAAATACAATGAGTTTTTCTACTAGCAGTGTAACCCCGAAAGTAATAGCAGAACAATTACAGATTGACGAAGGGGATATAGCGATACTTTTAGTTAATGGTAGAGATGGTTCACTAAATACCGAGCTATCTGATGGAGATGTTGTATCTATTTTCCCGCCGGTAGGTGGTGGATAA
- a CDS encoding tungsten cofactor oxidoreductase radical SAM maturase, whose amino-acid sequence MNLKKVYLELTDKCNLNCKICYREAWAHRPQHMKESLLENIKQQISKVNNLDEIMLGGIGEPTYSPLFEKALWLLQDYHLTVTTNGTLLNENNIDLLSEYVDVIVISIDGLRDCYENLRGANLDKVITGIKKIDKAKRGRGSKSPHVQVQFVASRDNIDDIFGLIDLCAELNIEKLIISNLLPQDEKNADKILYTRYENKEVKQLFSRVRNYSFSKGVNLFIPNIELKTERRCNFIIEGATFITSTGQVTPCYRFAHDSKEYVFGREKNIRAKSFGDLNCSDIQAIWQSKEYTEFRNSVYNNLYPSCTDCDLVEGCDMVNDADTNCYGVSPSCSDCIWARNIVVCP is encoded by the coding sequence ATGAATCTAAAAAAGGTTTACTTAGAACTTACCGATAAATGCAATCTTAACTGCAAAATATGTTATAGAGAAGCTTGGGCGCATAGACCACAGCACATGAAAGAGAGCCTCTTAGAAAATATAAAACAGCAAATCAGTAAAGTTAATAACTTAGATGAAATAATGTTAGGGGGGATAGGGGAGCCAACATACTCACCTTTATTTGAAAAAGCTTTATGGCTTTTGCAGGATTACCATCTCACTGTAACTACAAATGGCACCTTATTAAATGAAAATAATATTGATCTATTGTCAGAATATGTTGACGTAATTGTAATATCCATTGACGGTCTTAGAGACTGCTATGAGAATCTTAGGGGCGCTAACTTAGACAAAGTAATAACAGGAATAAAAAAGATAGACAAAGCCAAAAGGGGCAGAGGAAGTAAAAGTCCTCATGTTCAAGTTCAGTTTGTAGCTAGCCGAGACAACATCGATGATATTTTCGGATTAATTGATTTGTGTGCAGAATTAAATATAGAAAAACTTATTATCTCAAACTTACTGCCTCAAGATGAAAAAAATGCTGACAAGATACTTTACACTCGATATGAAAATAAAGAAGTGAAGCAGTTGTTTAGCAGAGTAAGAAACTACTCATTTTCTAAAGGAGTTAACCTATTTATTCCCAACATTGAGCTTAAAACTGAAAGACGATGTAATTTCATAATAGAGGGAGCAACTTTTATAACTTCAACAGGTCAAGTTACACCTTGTTATCGGTTTGCTCATGATTCTAAAGAATATGTATTTGGTAGAGAAAAAAACATAAGGGCTAAAAGCTTTGGAGATCTAAACTGTAGTGATATACAAGCAATATGGCAAAGCAAAGAATACACAGAGTTTAGAAATAGTGTCTACAATAACTTATACCCATCCTGTACAGATTGTGATCTGGTGGAGGGGTGTGACATGGTAAATGATGCCGATACAAACTGTTATGGTGTTTCACCGTCATGCAGTGATTGTATTTGGGCTAGGAACATAGTTGTTTGCCCTTAG